TTCTGAAACACGGGAAGTTGACCTTTTTAACTCATTTGGGGGCATAGGGCATGGCGATCATGCGGCGCAGGCTGGAGATGTCCTTGAGACCATTGCCGGTACTGACGATTACGGCCTCGGACCGCGGCCCCAGCAGATCCTGTTCGCGCGCACGGATCGCGCCAGCGCAGGCCGCCGCGGCTGCGGGTTCGACCAGATAGCCGCAGCGTGCCATGAGACGCATGGCATCCAACACCTGATCGTCGGATACTTCGACATAGGCACCCGCGGTTCTGGTGACCGCATCAAGAGCCTTGAAGCGGTCTTGCGGCAGTTCCGCCTGCAGGCTGTCGGCAATGCTTGAAGCGCTTCGTCGTTCGACCTGATCAAACGGGATCTTCTGCCCCCAGGCGCGATAGAGAAAATTGCTTCCCGCGACCTGAACCCCGAAAATCCGGGGCATCGAGCCAATCCAGCCAAGCGCCAGCAGATCCGAGAAGCCCTTGTGCAGCCCACCGATGATCGAGCCGTCTCCGACACCGACGAAGACCGTCTCCGGGGCCCGCCAAGCCAATTGCTCGCAGATCTCGTAGGCCGCGGTCTTCTTGCCCTCTGTCATCAGCGGATTGATCGCCGTGCTGCGCAGATACCAACCGCGCTCCTGTGCCGCGTGCAGGCAGGCGGCGAACGCCATGTCATAGCTGCCCGCGACCGTGACAACCTCGGCCCCGTAGGCCCGAATGGAGAGAAGCTTTTCCGCAGGGGTCGTTTCGGGCACGTAGACGACAGCGTGCAACCCGGCATTTGCGGCCAGACAGGCCAACGCCGCGGCCGCGTTGCCCGTACTGGCAGTGGCGATGGTCCGATACCCTGCCTCCCGCGCATGGGTGACCGCGATCGCGCTTGCACGATCCTTGAGCGATCCCGAAGGCTGGCTTGTGCCCAGCCCCGATATGCGACGTGTCCCGGACGGTCCCCCGAAAGTCACCGATCCTTGGACATCGACCGCGATGATCTTGGCCGGATGGCCAACCTCGTGGAACCGCGACAGGCATCCCATCAAGGTGCCGGTCGTGCCCGCCCCGACGACGAGGTAATCGACCTCCGGGTAGGTCATCAGGATCTCGTTCGCGGTGGTGCGCGCGTGAATCTCGGGATTGGCGGGGTTGGCGTATTGGTTGGTCCAGACGAGCGCGGGATCGCGCGCCAGCGCGGTCTCGATATAGGCGATCCGGCTTCCTAGATAGCCGCCATTCGCGTCCCTTTCGGAGACGACGACAAGATTGCCGCCGAGCGCCCGGATCAACTCGAGGCTGTCTTTCGCGGCATTTGGGTCGACCACGCAGGTGAATTTGTACCCGCGGTTGGCACAGACCATGGCCAAGGCAATACCCAGATTGCCCGAAGAGGATTCGATCACATGACCGCCGGGGCGCAACCGACCGGCCGCTTCGCAATTGGCCACCAGCGCAAGCGCCGTCTTCAACTTGATCGACCCGCCCGGGTTCGAGCCCTCGAACTTCACCACGACATTCAGATCCGGCCCGAAATCGATCTCGGCGAATTGCGTCGGGCTGATCAGGTTCCACAGGAACCCCGTATCGCCGATTTGCCGATCTTGTGAAAGCGAGCGCGTTGCAGCCGCTAGCATAGCCACCTCGTAGGATTGAAATTTTGCGCAGCCTATGCGTGTGCCAACTCAGCCAAAAGGGGCACAGAGGCCGATTTCGGAGAGACACAGACCCAGGGATTTCAGCAGTTCGCGGCGATCTCGCCGATCTCGATCAACACCGTGCGCGACGAGACACAGAGCCTCCGCGTCACGCAGAGCCGAAAGCTTGCCGGGGTCCGCGGCGCCCCGAAGATCGTGCCGCGCGAAACCTCGATCCCGCGCGCTTCCAACGTCGAGAAAAAGGCCTCGGCATCGGTGCGATCGGGCAGCGTGATCCAATAGACCCCTCCGGCCAGCGGGCGGGAAATCTGCGTTCCAGCGGGGAAATGGGTCTGAATGAGGCCAAGGATCTCCTGCCTTTGGCGGGCGAAGATCTGGCGCACGCCCTTCAAGTGGTCCTCGAGCATCTGCGAGCCGATCAGCCGCTCCGCAATCCTCTGTCCAGGGGTCGAGGTGCAGCGGTTCTCGGACAGCAGCTTGCCTGTCAGATCCGCATGAAAGCGCCCCGGAAGACACCACCCGACCCGCAATCCGGGTGCCAAAATCTTGGAGAGCGATCCAAGATAGAGGACACATCCGGTCTCATCGAAGGCTTTCAAGGGCGGCGGACTGTCCTTGCCCTCGAGAAGTCCGTCGAACACATCATCCTCGATAATGACGCATTCATGCGCCTGCGCAGCCATCACCAGCCGGCGCCGGTCCTCGATGGGCAAGGTGTAACCCAACGGATTGCTCAGGGTCGGATTGACGAACAGGATCCCAATCTTGTCCGCTTCGATAAGCTCGATCGCGCGCTCGGTATCGAAGCCACGCACACTATCGGACTCCAGCTTATGCACCGAAAGCTGCAGCCCCTCGACGGCCCTCAGACAGCCGAAATAGCAGATCCGGTCATGCGCGATTGCGCCGAACCTCTTCGACAGAAATTGTAGCAGCAGGCGCAGGAATGTGTTGTCCCCTTCGGTGATGAGAACATCATCCGCCGAGCACTGAACGCCGCGGCGCATCAGAGCCTGCGCGATCAGGCGCCTCAATCGGACGCTGCCCGGCGGCAATTCCAGTGTCACGAAATCGTCCCAAGATTGTCCGATCGCCTGCTTGGCCAAGGTCGCGATCCGCGCCGCCGGGATCAGATCCGTCTCGAGAACCGCCGACGAAAAGGACCGCTCGCGTTCCTCCCCGCCCAGGATCAGCCGGGCGACCATCGCCTCGTCCGTTTGCCCGGCGTCGAAGCCATCCAGCCAGTTGCTGCGCATCGACCCGGTGTCGGCCACGAAGTGACCGATGCGATCGCGCGTGTAGATAACCGCCCGGCGCCGCAGCTCGTCGATAGCCTTCTCGACAGTCTTCCGGCTGACCCCGGCATCGCGCATCAACACCCGAACGGACGGGATCTTGTCCCCTGGGCACAGAACCTTTCGGGCAATCTTGTCCTCGATCGCCCGGGCAACTTGCAGATAGATGTATTTCTCGGAAAGTTTTCTCATCGCGTCTCAAAAACCTTTGCGCGTCACTGGGCACAACATCGGGAAAGCTCCTCAAATCGCCCAACATCTAAATGCTGCGTCGCCGGAGTATCGCTCGCCCCCGACACAAATGGAAAGATAGGTGTCGATTCCGGCTGGGGGCGGAATGACACCTAGGCCGGTGAACGGCGGCTATTCGCCGGTTGCTGCGGCGGCGATGCCGCGACCTCACAGTCGGCAAACCGCCCATATTGTTGAAAAAGTCAGGCGGCGCCGAAATTACATACTAAATGTGCTACATGGCATGCCTGAAGATCAGTATATAGTAAAGGAAATGTGCTGCATTGGAGTTTTTTAACGATATCCGCCCTTCTTTCCGTGCAGCATGATTTGACCTATTTTTGATAATACTTCCAAGATAAGGTGTGCGATTATGACTGGGGACAGCTGAAATCCCGAGGTATGCAAATGCAGTCATTTTCTCGATTAGAACATGCCCTTGCTCAAGAAACTCTCCCTTACCGTCGTGCCTGATGAGCGCGAGACACTGCCCTCCTTTTTCTGCCGTATGGCTGCGTTACAAGGCACCGAAGCCTTCGGGTTCGCGATGGATATCGGGATCAATTTCAAGCGGATCGTGGATCACGACCCGGAGGCGATCGCCACGTTCGCCGCCTGAGCCGGTCTGACCGATGACCAGCTTGCGGAGCTTCTGTCCTGGACTGGAGAGCGAATGGGGGATGTCCGCATGCGCTATCGGGGCGAGGTGATGGTGTCGCGGGCTTTGCGCAACCCGATCATCCGTGGTTGCCCGATCTGTCTTCGCGGGGACAGCAAGGATGAGCGACCGCCTTTGCGCAAGATGGTCATGTAAGGCAGCTGGCTGTGTCGCGGTGTCCATGTTTGCGTGGAGCATAGCCACATGCTGGTGCCGCTCTGGCAGGAGACCACGCCGATTGTGCGGGAAGATATCGGCGCGCGGCTGACCGCGATCTGGCCGGATCTGCGCGACGGCCGGCTGGATCAGCCGCTGATCGAGCCGACCCCCCTATGATCGCTGGCTTGATGACCGCCTGTCGGGCCGCGGGGATCATACATGGCTGGCGGAGCAGTCGCTCTTTGCCGCGATGACATTTTGCGGATTGCTAGGGGCAGAGCTCCAGTGCGCCCAAGGTCTGGCTGAGGATGACTGGTCCGCCAAGGCGCTCGGCTTCCGATACGCTTCGGCTGGCCCGATTGCGATCGAGGACGCCTTCACCATCCTGAGCACCGCTGACGATGGAAATCCGGATGTAAGCCGCCGCGCCTTTGGCGCCCTGTTCGACAAGCTCGAATATATCTATCGCGACGATCCGGACTTTGACGCATTTCGTGCGCTTCTGCGCGCGCATGTCATCCGGATCTGGCCGCTCGCCGCAGGTGAGCCCTTGCTCGGCCAGCCGCTTGAGGAGCGACTGGTGCATTCGCTTTTGAGTGCTTCGCAGGAGACGAAGATCGTTCCTGGACTTCTGGACGCGCTGTTGACCGAAGCCGGCGTTTTCGCGGAAGGCGACCAACGCCTGCCATCACGCAAACTCTTCGATGCGCGGATATTCCCGACGAGCTTTTGCGAGCACACGAAGAGGGCCGCCTAGTTTTTTTCTGTGGCGCTGGCATCTCCTACCCGGCCGGATTGCCAGGATTTAAGGATTTAGTGGAAAAGATTTATACTAACGTCGGAACCACTAAGGCTGCGATCGAAGCAAAAGCGTTCGAAAAGGATCAGTTCGATGCGACGTTGGATCTACTGGAAAGGCGGCTTCCTGGGCAGCGAATAGCCATGCGAAAGGCGCTTGTGAAGTCACTTAAACCCAAGCTTCGAAGAAAAGGAGCAATGGATACCCACGCAGCGCTCCTCCGACTAGCCCGAAATGCAGACAACACAATCCGACTAGTTACAACCAATTTCGACACTGTTTTTAACGCTGCGGCGAAACGCGAAAAGTTGAAATTTAGTACTTACTCGGCCCCAATGCTGCCTATTCCCAAAAGTAGTCATTGGAATGGGCTGGTTCATTTGCATGGTGCCGTGCCCAGTAATGCTGATGCCTCCGCTTTGAATCGGCTTGTTATAACAAGTGGTGACTTCGGCCTCGCCTATCTCACTGAGAGGTGGGCCGCCCGTTTCGTTTCGGAGTTATTTCGAAACTACGCAGTTTGTTTCGTTGGATACAGCATCAATGATCCTGTCTTACGATATATGATGGACGCGCTAGCCGCCGATCGTATGCTAGGAGAAGTTACTCAACAAGCGTGGGCATTGGGCGATTGTGAAGCAGGCCTAGAGAAACAAAAGACCGAGGAGTGGAGCTCTAAAGGCGTCGTGCCCATCTTGTATGAGGTTCCACGAGGTACTCATGACCACTCTGCGCTACACAAGACGCTTCACGCTTGGGCGAGTACATACCGGGATGGCATCCTTGGTAAAGAAAAAATCGTAGCAACCCATGCGCTAGCAAAACCCTCGGCTAGCACGCAGCAAGACAACTTTGTTGGAAGGATGCTTTGGGCATTGTCAGACAGATCTGGAATGCCCGCAAAGCGTTTCGCAGAGTACAATCCTGCACCATCCTTGGAATGGTTATTTGGCGCACTCTGCGACAACCGTTACGGAAAAGTAGACTTGCCGCGTTTCGATGTGCTGCCTTTAGAGGAAAGTGATGAGAACCTGAAGTTCAGTCTCATATGCCGTCCTCCTCCTCACACGCATGCGCTTCGCATGACCTTAACGCGGGGTGCCTCGGAAGATACCGCATTGGACAATGTAATGCTGTACATTGCCCGCTGGCTCCTGCGTCATTTGAATGACTCAGATTTAGTCCTCTGGATCCTTCAGCAAGGTGGGCGCCTGCACGAGCGCTGGTCCTTTTTGATAATGGCAGAACTTGCGCGCCTTGATCGCATGCAAGGCGAAGGGCAAACAGCCGAACTCGATAAGATTCGTACCAATTCGCCTAATGCAATACCAAACAAGTTTATGCAGACAGTTTGGCGTATGCTCTTTAATCGTCAACTAAAGTCGCCTTTGCGTCAGCGTGAACTTGACGGTTGGATTTCTCGTTTTCAACGGTACGGAATTACGGCAACCACACGAGCCGAGTTGCGCAAAGCCTTAGAGCCACGGGTGCAGCTATCCAAACCATTTATGTTGAGGCACGAGCCCGAGACCAGCACTGAACCTAAAAGGATGTCAGAAGTATTCGATTACGAAGTGGTTTTAGCTGCTGATGACGTACAAACGACCTTAAGAGATCTGAATGGAAACGAAAAGTGGCGGGCGGAACTGCCTCATCTGATCACAGATTTCCAGCTGCTTCTGCGGGATTGCTTGGATCTTTTGCGCGAATTGGGTGATGCGGACGAACAACGCGAGCGTTCATATCTAGACTTGCCGTCTGTAAGTCCACATTCTCAAAATCGAGGGCGGCGCAACTGGGTTAGTTTGATAGAACTTTGCCGAGACGCTTGGCTCGCTGTTAAATCTTCAGACTCGGAGCAAGCAAGTAGTTTTGCAAGAGATTGGTTTAGCCTACCATATCCGACTTTCAAGCGACTGGCCTTTTTTGCAGCCTCGCACGATGATTGTATTGCTTCTGAGCTATGGGTGGATTGGCTAACCGCAAAAAAATCGCAATGGCTCTGGTCCTCGGAAACGACTCGCGAAGTACTGCGGCTGCTCGCTTTGCAGGGCAGGAATTTGTCATCTGTTGCACAAGGACGCCTAGAAGCGGCCATTTTGGCTGGACCACCAAACAGGGTTAGCTCGGAGGCGCATGAGGAGCCGGAAAAGGACCCCATTCGGGATCGTATGATATGGTTGCGTTTGGTGAAGCTTGAGACTTCCGAAGTCACGCTGAGCGCACCAGCTAGAGAGCGTCTAGATAATTTGACACGTGCCTATCCCGAGTTGAGAGTTTCACCGAATGAACGTGAAGAATTTTTAATCTGGAGCAGCGGCACCGGCCACCCAGACTACGAAGACCACTCTGAAACGAACGTTGCTCCATCCAATCGCCGCGAACTAGCTCATTGGCTTAAGCAGCCTCTACCAGATGATGATTTTTATTATCAAGACACATGGAGCGAAACGTGCCGTGCACATCTTTCCCTCAGCTTTACCGCGCTTCTTGAGCTGGCACTCTCAGGAGTTTGGCCGGAAGTACGCTGGAAAGAAGCTTTGCAAACTTGGAGCGAAGAAAAATACGCCCCGCGATCCTGGCGGTATGCGTCATCGCTCTTGGCATGCATGCCCGATGCTACGTTCGCTAGACTTGTTCGCCCAATAAGCTGGTGGCTTGAGGTTGTTTCAAAAACGATCAGTCAACGCGAAGATGTTTTCATAAACCTGTGCCGACGTGTACTCGAAGCGCAGCTTTCGGTTGAAGTCGACAATGATGTTGACGTGGCGATCGCCGATGACCCAATAGGAGCAGCCATTAATCATCCAGTAGGGCAGATCACCGAAGCACTCCTGAATGCGTGGTTCGCCCGCAAGCCGAACGATAATGACGGGCTTCCTGATGATATCGAGCCGCTGCTAACGCAGATCACCAATACTAAGGCGATGGAGTTTCGTCACGGACGAGTAATACTGGCCGCGCAATCCATCGGCCTATATCGTGTTGATAAACCTTGGTTTGAATTGCGAATGCTCTCAAGGTTTGACTGGGCAGAATCCGTAGAGGAGGCACGTGCTGTTTGGAGCGGCTTTCTTTGGTCGCCGCGAATTCATTGGCCGTTACTCGGCGCACTTAAACCGTATATTTTTGATACAGCTAGCCACTGTTCTGAGCTCGGAACAAAAACTACTCAGTTTGCCGCCTTTCTGACTTATATGGCCTTAGAGGCTAGTAAGGATTTCTGTTTAGAGGAGTTCGCGGCTCCCATTGCCGAATTGCCACAAGACGGTCTCGAAGCGAGCGCAGAGGCCCTGAAGCAGTCGCTAGAAAGCGCGGGGGGACAGCGAGAGGCAAGCTGGAAAAATAGAATTTTGCCGTTCTGGCAAAAAGTTTGGCCCAAATCGAGCGAGTTTATTACAGAGAATATCGCCGAGGATCTCATCCAGCTCATTATCGCCGCAGGGTCAGAGTTTCCTCAGGCATTAAGTATTGTTCAGGATTGGTTGATGCCAATTGAATTTCCAAACTACCTACTTCAGAAGTTGGATGAAGAGGGAATATGTAGGCGCTTTCCAGAGGAAGCGCTGAACCTCCTGAGTCGAATTATAAATGGCCGAAGCTACAGCTCTGAAAAACTTTGGGACTGTCTAGAGGCCATCGTGCAGGTTCAACCGGAGTTAGCAGGCCGCCCTAGCTATTCACAACTAAACAACTTTGTTCGTTATTCTAGGAATTAGAATACTGCTCCTTGATTGAAGTCTTCGTGCATGTCGAGGGATATCAGATGGCTACGCGAAGCCATCTTCCCAAGGATAGATTTCAGCGCCTAGGTCAGCGCCGTCCTGGTAGCAAGCTCATCAGGCGATCTTTGACGCCAAGAGCGCGCGACATGCCTGTCTTTGCGCTTTCGACAAGCTGCTGCCACGCGGGCGACTGTTCGACGGTATTTGCCAGACTCATCGGGGTGAAGGGGAGATCGAAGGCTTTACGCGCCTCTTGGCCGATTTCCTGTCCCAGATCCTCCCATGTCAACCAGCGGGGACGAATGCGCGCGAGATCTCCCAGCCAGTTGTCCAGCTGCCGAAAAAGCTGCTCGAATCCTGCAACCGGCGTTGCCGCGTTGGGTGACCGCCCACGCCATCATAGTCGTTCAGAACCGCCTCAAGCGCCGCAGCCACATCCTGCAGACGCGCCAGATCATGGATCAGCGAGGGGCGGTGACTGGGCAGAATAGTGTCTGCCGCAATCATCGCCTCTTCGTCACCCAGATCGCGGATGCGCTGGAACAGCTTGTTGATATACGGGCGGAGGGCTTTCGCGGCCTTTTGTTCGTCTTCGACGGCAAGCGCCATCGCTTTGATCTCCCGCGCGCGCTCGATGAGCGGGGCGAGGTTGATGCCGAACTCATGCTGGATGAGCCCGCGCAGCCTAGTGCCGCAGCGTCTTCCGCGCGTCGTGCTGGATTTGTGGATGAGCCCGCGGGCCATCAGCTCGGCCTCGATGCGGGCGATCTGACGGCGCTCCATATCGAGCGACGTTGCGATCTCGGTGACGGACATCCAGAAGGCGCAGATGCGGCCTGTGACGAAATCGCCATCCATCGTGCGCTCGATGGCAAGGGCCAGATAGCCGATGGCCCCCTTGCTCAGACCGAGCTTGCGGCGCGCGGTTCTGAGGAATCGCAGCAGCGCCCAACGGTCCAGACCGGGCGGCAAACCGGTATGCGTGAGGTGGTGATTCATGCCCGCACCCCGCAAAAAATATACGGAATAACTTTTGCGATTGATCGCCGGGCAGGGGTTGCGATACCCTGTGCAGGAAAGTTGAGTGCTTTCTTCTGACGTTTGACCCCGGTTCCGGTTGCCGCCGAGCCGGGGTTTTCGTTTGTCTGCACTGGACCTGAAGGCCAAGGGTGCTGTACGGGTTTTGTACCTGATGTTCGGGGATTAGCCCCGTAAACCCGTGAAAACCAGCGCATGAAACTGCGAGTATCTGCAGGGATCATTGCGTAAGTTTTTGTTTTTTCAGCGTAAAGTGGTGACCCCGACAGGATTTGAACCTGTAACCTGCCCCTTAGGAGGGGGCTGCTCTATCCAGTTGAGCCACGGGGCCCCGCAAGACTGACTTGGTCTTGAGGCAGGGTCTTGATGCCCACAAATGCTATCGGTTTCAAGCCTATTTGCTTTTCGCATCACAAATGATGGTCGCAAAATGAAAAGGGGAAGCGAATTGGCCCACCGCTTCCCCTTTGCCTTAGCGATCCCGCGATCGGAGTCTACACGCGGTCTTGCCTATGTCAGTCGGGGTTTTTCGGATTCTCGCCCCTTCTGTTATCGCTAACATAGCGCAGCGGTTGCACTTGCGCAAGACAAATAATTGACGCTAACAAGAATAAACAGCAGTCGAGGACATCATCGTGACCAAACCGCCCAATGATACACGCCGCCCGTTGACCCTGCGTGATGTGTCCGAGGCCTCCGGTGTCTCCGAGATGACGGTGAGCCGTGTGTTGCGCAACCGTGGAGATGTGTCGGCCACCACGCGCAGCAGGGTTCTGGAAGCCGCAAAGCAGCTTGGTTATGTGCCCAACAAGATTGCGGGGGCTCTGGCCTCGCAGCGCGTCAATCTGGTGGGGGTGATTATCCCGTCGCTTGGCAACCTTGTTTTTCCGGAGGTGCTGGCCGGAATTTCCGACGGGCTGGAGGGCAGTGGCTTGCAGCCCGTGGTCGGTGTGACCGATTATTCGCCTGAAAAGGAGGAGAGCGTTCTGTACGAGATGCTGTCCTGGCGTCCCTCGGGGGTGATCATCGCGGGGCTTGAACATAGCGAGGCCGCCCGCGCCATGCTGATCAATGCGGGTATTCCTGTGGTCGAGATCATGGATGCCGATGGCGAGGGCGTGGATTCGGTCGTGGGGATCTCGCATCGTCGTGCGGGCTTGCAGATGGCCGAAGCCATCGTGACGGCGGGATATAAGCGGATCGGCTTCTTGGGGTCCAAAATGCCGGAAGACCATCGCGCACGGAAGCGTTTCGAAGGGTTCAAGGAAGGGCTTGCCGCAGCGGGATTGTCGATTGCCGATGAGGAATTCTATGGCGGTGGATCGGCGCTGGCGAAGGGACGCGAGATGACCCAGACGATCCTGACCCGTTCTCCCGATCTCGATTTTCTCTATTACTCGAACGATATGATCGGGGCAGGGGGGATGCTGTGGTGTCTGGATAATGGCTATGATGTGCCCAACCAGATCGGGATGGCGGGGTTTAACGGATTGCGGTTGCTGGACGGATTCTCGCGGCGCTTGGCCACGATGGATTCCTGTCGCCGCGAGATCGGGCTCAAGGCGGCAGAGATTATCGCCGGTGTGCCGCATAGCGGGATGATCGGGGGCGAGAAGCTGGTGTTGGAGCCGGTGCTGCAGATGGGCGACACCATTCGTAAGGTCTGATCAGAGCGCCTCCAGCAATCTGGCGTGGCGCGCGACAAAGGCTGTGCGTGTCTCGCGCGGGGGGCGTAGCTGGATTTCCAGCCGCGCCGCGAGATCGGCATCGACCCTGCCGAAGATCTTGTCGGCCTCTGTGGCGGAGAAACCTGCGATCCGTTCGGCCTCAAGGCGCGCCGAGACGATATCGGCGCGCTTGATCTGGCGTTTGAGCTGCTGGCTGATCTGTGCCGGTAATCCGAAGCGTAGATGGATCGCGGCCGTCAGGCGCGCATCCAGAACGCCATAATCCTGCCCGATGGCCGCCTTGACGGGGGAAATCATGTCGCCCAGCACATATTCGGGGGCATCATGCAGCAGCGCTGCCAAGCGCGATCTGGCTGTCGCTTTGGGATAGAGAAGGCCGAAGATTTCCTCGACCAGAATGGAGTGCTCGGCGACGGAATAGGCCCAGTCGCCGATGGTCTGCCCGTTCCAGCGCGCCACGAAAGATAGCCCGTGGGCGATATCCTCGATTTCGATATCCATAGGCGTCGGGTCCAGCAGATCCAGCCTGCGGCCAGACAGCATGCGTTGCCATGCGCGTTTCATTTGATCACCGTCAGATCGGTCGGGAAGCGGCCCAGATAGCGCCCGATGGCCTTTGACGAGAGGAGGTGCTTGATCAGCATCTTCCGCATCCTGACACCATCGGGGGGCAGTTGGGAGTGCGGGATATGGCAGTCCGGATGGTCGGGGAAATGCGCGCGGATGAAACGGCTGTAATGCAGACGGAAGCGGGGAGGGAATTGTCCGTCCGTGTCTTTCCAAGGTTTCGAATTGCCGATGAAATGGATCACATGCGGGCCCTGTACGTCGCAAAAGAACCGCGCGGCCCAGCTATATTGCCAATTCCAGAACGGGCTTAGCTCGGCCCAGTTTCCTTGCAGCACCGAATTATACAGGTTCTGGTCATGGCGGATCATGCGCGACGCTTCTTTGCGCCCGAGGTCCACGCATTTTTCCAGCAGGTTGCTGGCCATATAGTTATGGACATCCATAAGCAGGATGCCTGCATTGAAATAGGGGGCACTTGGCAGCCCGAGCCGTTTGAACTGCATCGCCCGCCGCGTGGGGGTGCGCCACTGGATGTTGTCCCGCACGGCGGCGAGCGGGCGGGGGCCCAGATCGCAGTCCATCAGGGCCGAGAAATCCCCGCTTTGCACGTAGATATCGGCATCCATGTAGAGAATGCGGTCGTACTCCTCGCGGAGTGCTTGCGGCAGGGCGAGCCGGAGATACACGTCATGGCTTTTGCCTGCATCCAGTCGCAGCCCTTCGAACATCGTGCCTATATCCACCTTCAGAAGACGGATGTTCAGATGTGACAGGCTTTCGGGAAGGCGCACAGGGCGTTCGTTGAAGGCGATGCAGATGTCGAAATCATGGCGCGGTGTCGATTGCAGGATCTGCTCCGCGGCGAGGCTTGCATAGGGAAGGTAGCCCGTGTCGCAGCAGAAAATGATCGCCTTTCGATGGGCAGCGGGGCGGCTGGCATTTACCTTGATGGTCATAATTTCTCCCGCATGAAAGGTGACGCAAGCGTCTCTTAACCGATTCGAAATCTGTCAGGCGCAATTCTGGGGCGAGTGCTACGACCCGGCTTTGCACCACAAGATCGACGCGGATTTATCAGATTTAGGCGGCCTATGAAAAGGCTTGATCCAATACCGTTTACGGTCCTTGGCAGGGCGCTGTTATGCCTGCAGCCCCGTCAGATAAGCGCGAAATCGGTGAAACGGGAACAAAGGGCGGTCGGGGCGCGTTGAGGGATCGAACAGGACATAAGGAGGAACATCATGCGCCTCGGCCCAAAGAAAGTTGCGACGATCACTGCTGTTACGGCCCTTGCGGTTGCGCTGCCGGTTACAGTTGCCATGTCAAAGGTGGATAACTTTGACGGTTTTGAGATGGATGTTCCTGAAATCGGCCTTGCGGCGGCGCAGGCGGACCCTGTCGCCGCTCCGCAAACGGTTTCTTATGACGGAGATATGGGGCGCCCGATGGACGAGCCGATGGGGCCGATCTATGGCAACGGCGATCTGTCGATGTTTGATGAAATCCAGCAGATCGGCGATGATCAGGCCACCAATGTCCCTTATTGTGACAAACCGGCGGCCCTGACCCGGACGCTTGACCATGATTTCGCCGAGAAGAAACGGATGCAGCGCGAGATCGGGGACCACCGTTCGATCGAGTTCTGGGCCTCGGATATCATGGGCACGTGGACGGCGGTCTATAACCGTGCGGATGGCGTTGCCTGTGTCCTGTCCTCCGGTATGGGCTGGGAGCGTGGTGATAGCCCTGTCGCAATGCTGGAAAACGCAGAAATCCTTCCCGTTAAGGGATAAGACACTACGTTAAATGGCTCGTCAGAATTGCCCAGAACGCAGGGGGATGCTAGGTAATCCCCCAGCAAGGGTAAACGGGAGCC
The sequence above is drawn from the Thioclava sp. GXIMD4216 genome and encodes:
- a CDS encoding helix-turn-helix domain-containing protein — protein: MNHHLTHTGLPPGLDRWALLRFLRTARRKLGLSKGAIGYLALAIERTMDGDFVTGRICAFWMSVTEIATSLDMERRQIARIEAELMARGLIHKSSTTRGRRCGTRLRGLIQHEFGINLAPLIERAREIKAMALAVEDEQKAAKALRPYINKLFQRIRDLGDEEAMIAADTILPSHRPSLIHDLARLQDVAAALEAVLNDYDGVGGHPTRQRRLQDSSSFFGSWTTGWEISRAFVPAG
- a CDS encoding LacI family DNA-binding transcriptional regulator; this translates as MTKPPNDTRRPLTLRDVSEASGVSEMTVSRVLRNRGDVSATTRSRVLEAAKQLGYVPNKIAGALASQRVNLVGVIIPSLGNLVFPEVLAGISDGLEGSGLQPVVGVTDYSPEKEESVLYEMLSWRPSGVIIAGLEHSEAARAMLINAGIPVVEIMDADGEGVDSVVGISHRRAGLQMAEAIVTAGYKRIGFLGSKMPEDHRARKRFEGFKEGLAAAGLSIADEEFYGGGSALAKGREMTQTILTRSPDLDFLYYSNDMIGAGGMLWCLDNGYDVPNQIGMAGFNGLRLLDGFSRRLATMDSCRREIGLKAAEIIAGVPHSGMIGGEKLVLEPVLQMGDTIRKV
- a CDS encoding glycosyltransferase family 8 protein, yielding MTIKVNASRPAAHRKAIIFCCDTGYLPYASLAAEQILQSTPRHDFDICIAFNERPVRLPESLSHLNIRLLKVDIGTMFEGLRLDAGKSHDVYLRLALPQALREEYDRILYMDADIYVQSGDFSALMDCDLGPRPLAAVRDNIQWRTPTRRAMQFKRLGLPSAPYFNAGILLMDVHNYMASNLLEKCVDLGRKEASRMIRHDQNLYNSVLQGNWAELSPFWNWQYSWAARFFCDVQGPHVIHFIGNSKPWKDTDGQFPPRFRLHYSRFIRAHFPDHPDCHIPHSQLPPDGVRMRKMLIKHLLSSKAIGRYLGRFPTDLTVIK